Within Alteribacter lacisalsi, the genomic segment TCTTCTGTGTCATAATACACCACTAACCCCGCTTTCTGCTGAAAGGTATCCGGTTCAAAATCGACACACGTTGAAAAGGCGCATTGAAAAGACGTCTGCCTTCTTGCGATCAGGGACTGGCGGTGGACAGAAGCCAGGGATTCCCGGCCGTACAGCCTGAGTGAGCCGGGGGCGTCTGTAAGGCTGCACCACGACTCATCCACCGGCACCCGAAGCGAGTTCCATTCTACCCGAAGATCCGGCTCTTCAAAATCATCGCGAACAGGCTCCTGTGCAACAGATGATTCCGGGAGCTCCGGGCCCTCTACGATCTCCTCAGGAAAATGACCGCCGTGAGCCAGCCTGAGCCAGCCGTCATCTGTCCACAGGACTTTTTGAAGAGCAGTTTCCCGTCCAAGGGTACAGTACTTCCCCCGTAACGGCCGGCCGCACAAATGAGCCAGGTACCACTCTCCGTTCTGAGTCTCCACCAGACTTGCATGCCCCGCTTTCTGGAGGCTGAGTTCATCGTTTCCCCTGGAGGTCAGCAGCGGATAGTAAGGATCTGTTTCATACGGACCTTCAATCTCCCTTGACCTGGCCACCGTTGCCGCATGGTCATACCTGGTGCCTCCTTCTGCGACCAGCAGATAGTACCAGCCATCTTTTTTATACAGATGCGGACCTTCAGTCAGCCTGATGTCCGTGCCCCTATAGATGTTTTTAATCAGCCCGGTTAATCTCCCTTCCTTTTCATTAAACTCCTGCAGCACAATGCCGGCAAAGGAGTGATTGCCGGACCGGTAATCCCAGAACATGTTTACGAGCCACTTCCGTCCGTCATCATCGTGAAAAAGGGACGGATCAAAGCCGCTGCTGTTCAGGTACACCGGGTCTGACCAGGGTCCCATGATCGATTCCGAGGTGACCAGGTAATTATGTGCATCTTTATAGGCACCGTGCCACTGCTTCACATCAGTATAAATGAGGTAGAATGTGCCATCATGCCAGCTGAGGGCCGGTGCCCACACGCCGCCGGAGTTCATATTCCCGCGCATATCCAGCTGGGAAGTCCTCGTTAGCGGACTCCCGATAAACGACCAGTTTTTCAGGTCTTTCGAATGGTGGATCCGCACACCTGGGAACCACTCAAATGTGGACGTTGCTATATAATAATCCTCCCCTACTCTGAGAATGGAAGGATCCGGATGAAAGCCGGGCAGAATAGGATTTTGTATGGGTGTCCCCATCATCATACGCTCCTCTTTAATCTGATTACGTTCCATGACGCCTTATTCACTTTTACTTCCAATTCGGTTCTCTGAAAGCTCCACTGGCCGTTATTATGAGGCTTCACGCGCTCCTCACGCATGGAG encodes:
- a CDS encoding glycoside hydrolase family 43 protein, which gives rise to MERNQIKEERMMMGTPIQNPILPGFHPDPSILRVGEDYYIATSTFEWFPGVRIHHSKDLKNWSFIGSPLTRTSQLDMRGNMNSGGVWAPALSWHDGTFYLIYTDVKQWHGAYKDAHNYLVTSESIMGPWSDPVYLNSSGFDPSLFHDDDGRKWLVNMFWDYRSGNHSFAGIVLQEFNEKEGRLTGLIKNIYRGTDIRLTEGPHLYKKDGWYYLLVAEGGTRYDHAATVARSREIEGPYETDPYYPLLTSRGNDELSLQKAGHASLVETQNGEWYLAHLCGRPLRGKYCTLGRETALQKVLWTDDGWLRLAHGGHFPEEIVEGPELPESSVAQEPVRDDFEEPDLRVEWNSLRVPVDESWCSLTDAPGSLRLYGRESLASVHRQSLIARRQTSFQCAFSTCVDFEPDTFQQKAGLVVYYDTEDHVYLHITHHEEKGRVLQILRTVNGQYEELLLPPLRIAQAGAVELKGAIDFDTLLFYFREESDQEWKQIGPRLSTLHMSDDALEKVRFTGTFIGMACQDYSGSRQSADFDFFDYDIQGQ